In Bacillus sp. 2205SS5-2, one DNA window encodes the following:
- a CDS encoding methyl-accepting chemotaxis protein, producing the protein MVQNIEENFSQTNDSVVRISEASTHASQRADSISKTIAEISAGAESSAVSVQGTAEALEDITRIAEEVQNRAEASHLSSIDMVKELGESKEVIHSLIHGMERLAQGNASSLEAVHRLEENAKKVERIIGLVGDIASQTNLLALNASIEAARAGEHGKGFAVVAEEVRKLADESGTAVQGISELIQNIQKEVSAVVQQITEQVSSANQEAKKGNKTHEVFDHMTSTIHEVANSVEQITTLVSKQMESIKDTSKQSQDVSAIAEETSAGSFEVSAATKEQAAVMQNVEELVTGLQEQAGKLKKTISSFRMD; encoded by the coding sequence ATGGTTCAAAATATCGAAGAAAATTTCAGCCAAACAAATGATAGTGTTGTACGGATTTCCGAGGCGTCTACTCATGCTTCACAACGTGCCGATTCAATTTCCAAAACGATTGCAGAAATTTCAGCTGGAGCAGAGAGTTCTGCCGTTTCGGTTCAAGGAACAGCGGAAGCGCTTGAAGACATCACCCGGATTGCTGAAGAGGTGCAAAACCGTGCCGAAGCTTCACATTTATCTTCGATTGACATGGTAAAAGAGCTTGGAGAAAGCAAAGAAGTGATTCATTCATTAATACACGGCATGGAGCGATTGGCACAAGGAAACGCATCTTCTTTGGAAGCGGTTCATCGACTAGAAGAGAATGCCAAAAAAGTGGAGCGGATTATTGGCCTTGTTGGCGACATTGCTTCGCAAACGAATTTATTAGCATTAAATGCCTCGATTGAAGCGGCTCGTGCTGGGGAACACGGGAAGGGCTTTGCTGTCGTTGCCGAAGAAGTTCGGAAGTTAGCGGATGAAAGTGGTACCGCTGTTCAAGGTATTTCCGAATTGATTCAAAACATCCAAAAAGAAGTGTCTGCAGTTGTTCAGCAAATCACCGAGCAAGTGAGCTCTGCCAATCAAGAAGCTAAAAAAGGCAATAAAACTCATGAAGTGTTCGATCATATGACGTCAACGATCCACGAAGTCGCAAACTCAGTGGAGCAAATTACTACTCTCGTAAGCAAACAAATGGAAAGCATCAAAGATACGTCAAAACAATCTCAAGACGTATCAGCCATTGCAGAAGAAACATCTGCCGGCTCTTTCGAAGTGTCAGCAGCGACAAAAGAACAAGCTGCAGTCATGCAAAACGTCGAAGAACTCGTCACCGGACTGCAGGAACAAGCAGGAAAACTTAAGAAAACCATTTCCAGCTTTCGTATGGATTGA